GTCAATGCCGCTCCGGCGCTCACCGTGTCCTACAGCGCCGCCGACATCGACCGCGCCATGGGCGCCTTCGACAGCTTCAAGAACCGGCTCGATGGCGCCCCCCGCGCAGCCGAGACCCAGGTCGCCGCCATCCAGGGCGACCGCGCCGCCGCCCGGGAACGCGCCCATTGCGCGCAGTTCGCCTGGCCGAACATTCCGCAGTCCTGCCAGAGCTCGGCCGATGGCCAGCATCTCCGGCTGGTCCGCCAGATCCCGGTGGTGGAAGCCACCGTCGCCTCCCGCTGATACCGCATCCGGGCTGACTGGGCCCGGCACCTAACGCAAATCCCACGTGTCCTGCCGAGACCAGACACTTCAGGAGTTCCCCATGCGCCGCTTCGCCCTCGCCGCCGCCCTGTCCGTCGCCGCCCTTGCCGGCTCGCAGGCCCAGGCGAACACCAATGTCATGATCGACCCCGACACCCGCCAGCCGATGGTGAGCCTGCCGTTCATCACGGCGCCCGGCACCCAGCAGTCGCAGGCCATCCCGCGCGAGATCGTCGGTTTTGCCGGCGCCTATGCGCCGGGCACCGTGATCGTCAACACGGGCGAGCGCCGGCTCTACTACGTGCTCGGCAATGGCCAGGCGATCCGCTACGGCATCGGCGTCGGCCGTCCGGGCTTCGAATGGCAGGGCGGCCAGACCATCACCCGCAAGGCCGAGTGGCCGGATTGGCGCCCGCCGGTGCAGATGCTGCAGCGCCGCCCCGACCTGCCGCGCTTCATGGCTGGTGGCCCGCAGAACCCGCTCGGCGCCCGCGCCATGTATCTCGGCTCGTCGCTCTATCGCATCCACGGCTCCAACGAGCCGCACACGATCGGCCAGGCCGTGTCCTCCGGCTGCATCCGCATGCTGAACGACGATGTCGTCGATCTTTATAATCGCGTCCAGGTTGGAACCAGGGTCGTCGTTCTGCATTGATCTCTTGGAATAGCCGTGCATGCCCGCAGACCTCTGACTTCAAGCCCCGATGGTGCCTCATCGGGGCTTTTCTTTATGCGAGCCGAGCAGCGCCTTCCCTCGGCCGCGGAGCGCGGCGACGGGCCGTCGCGAACCGCCGACGCGCTATCCACTGACGGCTGGCGCGGGGAGGGTGGACAGGGCCGCTGGTTGCATCTATAAGCCCGCCTGCCTCGCAGCGCGGCCGTCCCCGGATGGCTCACGCGGTGCGGTCGCCCAGGTAGCTCAGTTGGTAGAGCATGCGACTGAAAATCGCAGTGTCGGCGGTTCGACTCCGTCCCTGGGCACCATTGGCCCCACACAAAATCTGATCAAGGACTGCAGGCGCAGTCGCCGTGCTCTGATGCGCAGCCGTTGGGGCATGACGCCTTCTTAGGTGAGCGATACGTGCGCCATCTCGCGTCACGTCAGCAGCCTGCGCGCATGGTCTCGCCGGTCGGGAAGAGGTGCGCCGCTCAGTCCGTGGCGACCAGCGCCGGGCGCGCACCATGGGCGATCGTGACCGTGGTGCCGTGCGGCACCGGCTCGAGGCTGACTGTCGCATCGAGCTGCTTGGCCAAGGCCTCGACAATGCTGGTGCCGAGGCCCGGCTTGTGCTCTCCGGTACCCATCGCCATGCCCACGCCGTCGTCACCGACCGACAGGACCCAGCCATCCGCCTCGGACTGGTAGCCGACCGTGATCGTGCCTTTTCGATGATGGGGAAAGGCATGTTTGAGCGCGTTGATCACCAGCTCGGTCACGATCAGCCCGAGGCTGATCGACACGTCGGGATCGACGGCACTTTCATCGATGTGGACGATCAGCTTCAGCTGGTTCTCGTCACGGATCATCGATGCGCCGAGCGACTTGCACAATTGGGTGAAATAGGGCCGCAGCAGCACGTCGCCCACCGCCGATGAGGCGAGTTGCTTCTGCACCGCCGCAACCGACATGACGCGGTTGTGCGCTGCCTTCAGTTCGGCACGCGTTTCCTCGGACTGCACGCGGCGCGCGCTCTGCATCAGCACGCTCGCGATGATCTGCAGGCTGTTCGCCACGCGATGCTGCACTTCCTGCAGGAGGATGGCCTTCTGCCGCAGAAGGTCATCCTTCTCGCGCATCAGTTCGTCGTTCAGGCGGGTTGCCGCGCGCGCCTCGGTCACGTCCAGCATGGTCAGCAAGAGTTTCGAGGCGCTGTTCGGCTCGTACTGGAGCTTGTGGGCATTGACCACCAAGCGTCGCACCCCCCGTATCGCGGTGATGAAATCAAGTTCGTAGGCTTCGATATCGATATCGCCGGAGAGGGTGGAGGTCAGCAGCGAGCGGAGCTGCGGGACATTCCATTCGCCGGACCCAAGCGCGAAGATGTCGCGGCCTTGCACGGTGCCGGGATCAATGTCGAAGGCGCGGCAGAACGAGGTGCTGGCGCCGATCACCCGCAGGTCGGCGTCGAGCATGAGCAGAGGGGCGTTCGACGACAGGATGATCGCGAGCGCCAGGTCCATGGCAACCTCCGGGGGCGGGGCAAGGGGCGAGGCCATTGTGGTCCTTTCTCCGGCGAAGGGTTGGGCGCGCAGATCGTGATCGTGTCAGTGCGGCAGCCGCTTCGAGGCAGCTCGTGGGGGGCGGTTCCAATCGTTCAGATCGTGTGCTCGCGACCATTGTCGCCACACCTTCTGTAAATTGGATTGTCTTGCTTATGATAATGGCATGGTTTTCCGCTTCAATTGTGTCGGGATTGATCGGTATTTTCCGAATTTGCCTTGGATCAAGCCCGGAAAAGTCAGCTCGGCTTCGAATGAAGACAGCGGTCATGCTTTCGGATTGTCGCACCGGAGCAGGAATATCTCGAAAAAGGTGGAGTTCTGGTCGCAGATAGGCCCGTCACTCCTCACGGAATGACGGGCCTACGATGCGGACCGGACCAACCCATCAAACGGGCGGGGGCAAGCTGGTGGATGTGAGCCCGGTCACGACGGCCACCCGGCAGGGCAGCCGCGCACCGCGTCAGGTGCGATCGACGAAGTTCGGTGCGGACTGGAGCTGGTCCTTGGTCCTCTGGACAATGCCGAACAGCTTGCCCTTGCTGTCGCGCATCCAGCGGATCTCGGTCCATGCGACGGCAACCGACTTCTCGCCGATCCCGAGGAACCCGCCGACGCCCAGCACCACATGACTGATGCGGCCATCGGTCGACATGACGAAATTCGTGACGTCGCCGATATTGTCGTGGCTGTCGCGCATCGCCTGGAAATCCGCGTCCGACATCAGGGCAGGCGCCGCAGGCGCCGGTGTCACCGCGCTGGCGTTGACCGGCCGCGGCATCGGGGTGCCCCCGGCCGACATCACACTCTTCGGAGAATAGATCGCCACCCCAAGAATGCTG
This region of Phreatobacter aquaticus genomic DNA includes:
- a CDS encoding sensor histidine kinase; the protein is MDLALAIILSSNAPLLMLDADLRVIGASTSFCRAFDIDPGTVQGRDIFALGSGEWNVPQLRSLLTSTLSGDIDIEAYELDFITAIRGVRRLVVNAHKLQYEPNSASKLLLTMLDVTEARAATRLNDELMREKDDLLRQKAILLQEVQHRVANSLQIIASVLMQSARRVQSEETRAELKAAHNRVMSVAAVQKQLASSAVGDVLLRPYFTQLCKSLGASMIRDENQLKLIVHIDESAVDPDVSISLGLIVTELVINALKHAFPHHRKGTITVGYQSEADGWVLSVGDDGVGMAMGTGEHKPGLGTSIVEALAKQLDATVSLEPVPHGTTVTIAHGARPALVATD
- a CDS encoding PRC-barrel domain-containing protein; its protein translation is MNRLFITTALTLSLVGGAFAQTATPAAPTAAARASTTLGLTDVTSSSILGVAIYSPKSVMSAGGTPMPRPVNASAVTPAPAAPALMSDADFQAMRDSHDNIGDVTNFVMSTDGRISHVVLGVGGFLGIGEKSVAVAWTEIRWMRDSKGKLFGIVQRTKDQLQSAPNFVDRT
- a CDS encoding L,D-transpeptidase encodes the protein MRRFALAAALSVAALAGSQAQANTNVMIDPDTRQPMVSLPFITAPGTQQSQAIPREIVGFAGAYAPGTVIVNTGERRLYYVLGNGQAIRYGIGVGRPGFEWQGGQTITRKAEWPDWRPPVQMLQRRPDLPRFMAGGPQNPLGARAMYLGSSLYRIHGSNEPHTIGQAVSSGCIRMLNDDVVDLYNRVQVGTRVVVLH